ACATTTAAAGTTGGAACCATTGATTCACTAGGTATATAAACATTATACACTAAAAACTTATTTATTAAACACGCAATTCCTATAGCCGCAACAATTGGAATTATCCATTCTCTAAAAAAGCTTCCTTTACCTATTAGTTTTGACATTAATCCTTTTTTTGATAAATCTGTTTCTATAGTTTCTTTCATTAGATGTTCTCCTTCTTATTTAAACACTTCAAACTTATTTATTGGATAATACCTCAATATTGCCTTTCCTTCTATATATGATGCATCTACATAAGGATTTATCCAGTGTCTTGAGTCATTTGAATTTGCTCTATTATCTCCTAAGAAAAAATATTTATTTTCTGGTACTTGAAATGATTTGTTGATTATTTCATTATTTTTAACATAATCTTCTTGTAGTTTTTCACCATTCCTATACACAATACCTTCTTTTATATCTATTTTATCACCTGGAAGACCTATTAATCTTTTTATTAAAATTTCTCCTGGGAATTCATCATTTTTAAATAAAACTATCTCCCCTTCTTGTAAACTCTTAGTATCATGTACCCTTGATACGATTAATCTATCTTTGATCTGTAAGGTTGGCAACATAGATCCGCTAGTAATCCAAACACCATAACCCACAAAATTCCATATTAAAAGTATTATACAAGCAACAACAGATAAATCTATTATCCACTCTTTTAATTTTGATTTTTTCTTAGTTTTATTAGCTTCTTCTATTTGATTTTCATTATTTTCTGCCACTGTGCTACCTCCATAAAAGATTTATACTTCAACTGTCAATGCTCAATTTTCAATTAAGCTAAAAACCTTTGCTTTCTTATAAAATTTAATTAAAACATAGGTTTATTTTATATTTTATCATACCATTTTAGTATATCATACTTTATTGTCTAAAATATTTACAACTTATTAATTTTTTAGGATACCTAGTACATTTTTAGTTTATGATACATAATCCCCACCAAAACTCATAACTAATGACAAATGCACAATCCCAAATTGCTTATTTGGGATTGTGCATTGTAAGTTAGTACTTTAATTTACTTGACTATTTATATAACATCGTTTTTTAATAAATCTTCGTAAGATTCCCTTCTGCAAATTAATCTCGCTTCATTATCCTTAACCATTACTACTGCAGGTTTTGGTATTCTATTATAATTACTTGACATAGAATATCCATAAGCTCCAGTTGTCATAATAGCTAAAATATCTCCACTTTCAACTTTAGGAAGCTTCACATTCTCCAGTAATATATCTCCAGATTCACAACACTTTCCTGCAATAGTTACAACTTCCTCATTAACATCTGTAACCCTATTTGCTAGAAGACACTCATATTGAGCATTATAAAGAGCTGGTCTTATGTTATCAGTCATTCCTCCATCAACTGAAACATATTTTCTTACGCTAGGAATTTCTTTGACTGAACCCACAGTATATAATGTAAGCCCCGCATTAGCTACAATACTTCTTCCCGGTTCTATTGTAAGTATTGGTCTTTCTTGACCAGTTCTTGCACAAACTTCATCAACCTTGTTAATTATAACGCTACAATACTCTTCTGTTGTCTTTGGTTCATCTTCCTCTGTATAATATATTCCAAAGCCGCCACCAAAATCTACCTCTTCAATAAGATATCCTAAGTTTTCTTTAGTATTTCTCACAAGTTCAAGCATTATCTCTACAGCATCTTCATATGGTTCTAAATCAAAAATTTGTGACCCTATGTGACAGTGTATTCCTGTTAGATTTATATTTTCCAAACTTATTGCTTTTTTAATAGCATCTTCTATAACAGTTCCAACTGGCGCAAAGCCAAATTTAGAATCTATTTGTCCAGTTTTAATATATTCATGAGTATGAGCCTCAATTCCTGGTGTTATTCTTAAATAAATATTTTGAACTTTATCATACACTTTAGCTATATTATTTAATGTTTCCATCTCATAATAGTTGTCCACAACAAAATTACCAACACCTAACTTAACCCCTAACTCAATTTCATCTATAGTTTTATTATTCCCATGAAACATTACTTTTTCAAGTGGAAACTCTGCCTTATACGCCGTATATAATTCGCCCCCAGAGACAACGTCTAATGACATGTTCTCTTCTCTTAATAATTTACACATTTGAACTGTTAAAAAAGCCTTACCAGCAAAAGCTACTCTATTATTATTTTCTTCACATTTAAAGTATTTTCTATAATCTCTGCAATAATCTCTTATTAATGCTTCATCAAATACATAAAGTGGACTTCCATATTCTTTTACTAAAGCCTTAGCATTTACACCACCAACAACTAGTTGGTTATCCTGTGTTTTCATTGTTCCAAATAATTTCATTTGCTTAACCCCCAATTTAATATAATACACAAATTACAATTTACAGTTTGCAAATCACAATTGTGATTAAAAGCTTGTAATTAAAGAAAACTTTACTAAATATCCATGAAAACAACAAACGCCACAGAATATTTCTGTGACGAGTGGTAAATTTTCACGCTATATAATACGCACATATTTTCATCGATTATCAATTTACAAAAAAAGATACATTATAAATATTTAATATCTATAATAGATAATCCTTCACCTTTTATAAATTATAAACTGAAAAAAGTACCGTGTAGCTCAACACTTACGTGACAGTTATCCACATATTCTATGAATACCCAGAAATAAATTAATGCATTATAATTTATTCCTTCGGCCATAATACCTTTTAGTATAAATCTTAGCTTGCAAGCTCCTTATACTTACTCTTTATTACAGCTCCTCTACCCCAGGTCAATAACATTTGGCAATTTTCGATTATCAATAATAAATCCATCATTGATAATTAAACATTGATCCTTGTTCCTTATTATCTTATTAAACTATTACAAATATGATACCATAAATTGAAGTTAAATCAACATTTTTTTGCTAGTCAAAATAGTTTCCTATTCTTTTCTATATTCATCCATAAGATCTCCCATAATACTTGCTGAAGATGGGGGGGTATAAGTAATGGCATTTGCCCCTGCTTGTATTGTTTTACTTATGGACTCCTCTGTAGGTCCACCAGTAGCTATTATAGGGAATTCAGGAAACCTTTTTCTGATATTTTTTACTATATTGACTGTATTTTTACCGCCTGAAACATTCAATATAGTTGCTCCAGCTTCTATTCTTTTTGCAATATCTTCATCTTCTGAAATTACAGTTACTATTACAGGTATATCTATAGTTGCTCTTATCTTCTTAACAACTTCATTGCTAGTTGGAGCATTTACAACAACGCCCATGGCCCCTTTAAATTCCGCATCCATTGCTAAATTAACAACTCTTTTCCCTTGAGTAATTCCTCCACCGACGCCACAAAAAACTGGAACGTCAGCTGACATTACTAATGCTTGTGTTATTATTGGCTGTGGTGTAAAAGGATATACTGCAATTATTGCATCTGCATTACTATTTCTTATTAATGCTACATCTGTAGTAAAAAGTAATGACTTTATTCTTTTTCCAAAAATATTAATTCCACCACAATTTCTTATAACAGCTGGAACTTCAATGACATGATTTCTAAGAGTACCTTTTATTTGTGGAATAAATTTAGCTTCTTTATATGTTGTCATAGATTATATCCCCTCCACATCAATTTTTAGAGCTTAAAATTAAAATCACTATATAATAACTTATTATATTATACTCTTTTATCCTCATTCTGAAAGTTAAATTTTGTTTATCCACATTATCCACAGTTTTTATCCACAAGTATGTTTATTATTAATAAAACCTTTATAATTATCTTATAAAAATATTACTATAAAAATTCAATCACAAAAACTTAGTTCAATAGTAATTTATAATACCTTTATCAAAAGTTATCCACATTCAAAACATACTTATCAACACTATGAACAATGCCCATACTTACTAGCTTTAACGTATATTTTCATAAATATAATATACACTTTGTCCACAAACTTATTCACAGATTACAAATTAACTATACTTTACGCACAATCTTCACTAAATTGTAAAGAAATTTTCACGCGAAAAATAAATGCTAATATAATTATATAATTTCCATCAAAAATAAATTCATATTTTCTAATAAACAAAAAAATATGAATTTATTAATAATAATTACATTTTTTTCTATTTATATATTTTAAATATATCATCTAATAATAATCAAAGCAATTAAAAATAAGATATTCTTTAATCTTTAATATTTTTTCTATTAAACAATATTTTTTTATAATCTTGCATTGTTAAAATCAAATCAAATATTATTAGTAGTAAAGATGTATATAATACAATATATAAACTTTTCTCTGCTAATAAATATAGCTCATGTACTACTGGATGAAAAAAATTAATCCCTATATAACAAAGAATCATCCAACATACTGAAAAACTAAGAGTTATATATCCATAAATATTATATTTATACTTTGAATAATCCCAATAAACTTTTTTAAAAATATGCTTCAAAATATATCCACTTATATATTCAACAGTTGTTGGTATTAGGAAATATAATAATATCAAAGATCCACCTTGAATTTCAAGTATTTCATTACATATAACTAAAATTGTAAATGCTATACCATACATAGGCTTAAATGGACCTATTAAAAAACCTTCCTTCTTAAAAGTTTTTGTAATTGCAAAACTATATACTTCTTCTATTAACCATCCTAAAAAAGAATATAATATAAAATTGAATGTTAAATAAAACATTACATCCATCAATTAACCACCTTTTCCTGTAATTTAAAAATAGTATTTGTAGATGTAATTTTTTTATCCTTAGATATATATTTAAATTATTATTTTATATATAAGGTGTTTTCTTTCTTATAAAAATCCAATTGTTGGCAATGTAAATTGTCAATTAGAATATATGTTATAATAATATTATTTGATTTCTAAATTCATCTGAAAATTTGTATTATTATAAATTTGATAACTGAATTTTAGATATAAGAGTATCTTAGGAGGGTAACTTACATATGGAAAAAATTTATTATGATAACCAATATCTTAAAGAATTTACTGCTGAAATCGTTGATATAAAAGAAATTGATAACAAATTTCACGTTATATTAGATAAAACAGCATTTTTCCCAGGTGGAGGAGGACAGAATTGTGATCTTGGATCTTTAGAGAATGAAAAAATTATTGATGTATACGAAAAAGACGACATAGTATACCACGTTCTTGAAAAGAAACCTATTAAAATCCATAAAGTGAAATGTATGATTGATTGGAATAGAAGAACTGATGGTATGCATCAGCATTTAGGGCAACATGTTTTATCAGGTGCCTTCTTTAATCTTTTTAACTCCAATACTTTTGCAATCCATTTAGGTTCTGATATAAGCACCGTTGATATTTACGGCATTTTATCCGAGGAACAAGTACGAGAAGCAGAAAAGCTTGCAAATAAAATTATTGGCGATGCTATACCTGTAGAATCTTTTGTTCCAACTAAAGCTGAATTAAAAAAATTAACACTTAGACGTGCTCTTCCTAACACGCAAGAAGATATTAGAGTTGTAAAAATAGGAGATTTTGATATAAATGCATGTTGTGGACTTCATCCTGCATCAACTCTTGACTTAAGGCTAATTAAGATTAAAAGATTTGAAAAACATAAAGATGGAACAAGAATAGAATTTTTAGCTGGTGAACGTGCTGTTTCTGATTCCTTCAAAAAAGATGAATTTCAAAATTCCATCTGCAGATATTTAAGCTGTAATGAAAGTGAGGCTATAAATGGTATTAAAAATTTAAATGAAAGTCTTCGTACTACTAATGAAATGAATAAAAGTCTTAATATTTTGTTAGCTAAATATCAAGAAAAAGAAATGCTTGAGGATGCGGCTAAACTAAATGATATTAGAGTCATAAAAAAAATCTTTGTTGGCGAGAACTTAAAATATGTAAGCAATCTCACTTCAAAGCTAATTGAAAATGAACGTACAATTGCTTTAATGGCCGTACAATCAGAAGAAAAAGTTAATCTTATCTTTGCCTGCTCAAAAGATATTAAAGAAGTTAAAATGAACGATTTACTAAAAGATGCAATATCTCTTATTGACGGTAAAGGTGGTGGAAGCCCCTTCCAAGCTCAAGGTGCAGGTAAAAACAACGCAAACCTTGAAAGTACATTAGACTATGCCTTCAATAAAATAGCTCAATCTATATAAATCCATAGACTTTAATTTATATAGATATCCAAATCAAGAAATAGACTTATGCAACAATCACCGAAATATGATACAGTTATCTTCCGCAGGACTAGTGAAATTTTTGCTGGAAGGTTCTAAATGTGGGCTTGTCGTCATTTCAGCGTGTTCCAGATATAAAATCCCCAAGGAGAAAGTTCATGTTTCCAAATATAAAATTTGGACATTCACTTTTAGACAATCTGTAAATGAAACAAGCCCCCATTAACAACCTTCAACAGCTCAATTTCACATGCCTGCTCCAGAAAAAATGTATCATATTTCTAGTGTAAAGTTGTAATTTTAATTTCTCAAGAGTGTATACATATTCCATCTATAAGTTAAACTCTTAAATAGATATCTATATATTAAATGCACAAAAAAATGTTGGTAAACTACCAACATTTTTTTATAAAATAAACTTTAAAGCATTAAATCAATGATTTATTCTTCTATACTAACTACATCATATCCTTCTTCTTCAATAGCTGCCTTTATTTCTTCATTACTATTTGATGTTTCTACTATTGCACACTTATTTTCAAGGCTTACTTCCACTGAAGTTACCTTATCTAAATTTTCTAATGCTTCCTTAACATGAGCTACACAATGTCCACAGCTCATTCCTTCGATTAGTATTTTCTTCTTCATTTAATCACCCCCTTTATTCAGTTTACAATTTACAGTTAGTGCCCTATTTAAGTTACCGTGCACAATTTATAGCTTACAGTTAGGTCACAATTCCTGCTGATGGCACATAGTTTAAAGTTAGGACATAATTTCAGTTTACAGTTTAGGAAGAAAAGCCAGAGGCTTTTCTGAATATATATTCAGAAATTCCGTTA
The window above is part of the Clostridium saccharoperbutylacetonicum N1-4(HMT) genome. Proteins encoded here:
- a CDS encoding alanyl-tRNA editing protein, translated to MEKIYYDNQYLKEFTAEIVDIKEIDNKFHVILDKTAFFPGGGGQNCDLGSLENEKIIDVYEKDDIVYHVLEKKPIKIHKVKCMIDWNRRTDGMHQHLGQHVLSGAFFNLFNSNTFAIHLGSDISTVDIYGILSEEQVREAEKLANKIIGDAIPVESFVPTKAELKKLTLRRALPNTQEDIRVVKIGDFDINACCGLHPASTLDLRLIKIKRFEKHKDGTRIEFLAGERAVSDSFKKDEFQNSICRYLSCNESEAINGIKNLNESLRTTNEMNKSLNILLAKYQEKEMLEDAAKLNDIRVIKKIFVGENLKYVSNLTSKLIENERTIALMAVQSEEKVNLIFACSKDIKEVKMNDLLKDAISLIDGKGGGSPFQAQGAGKNNANLESTLDYAFNKIAQSI
- the lepB gene encoding signal peptidase I, whose translation is MAENNENQIEEANKTKKKSKLKEWIIDLSVVACIILLIWNFVGYGVWITSGSMLPTLQIKDRLIVSRVHDTKSLQEGEIVLFKNDEFPGEILIKRLIGLPGDKIDIKEGIVYRNGEKLQEDYVKNNEIINKSFQVPENKYFFLGDNRANSNDSRHWINPYVDASYIEGKAILRYYPINKFEVFK
- the lysA gene encoding diaminopimelate decarboxylase, whose protein sequence is MKLFGTMKTQDNQLVVGGVNAKALVKEYGSPLYVFDEALIRDYCRDYRKYFKCEENNNRVAFAGKAFLTVQMCKLLREENMSLDVVSGGELYTAYKAEFPLEKVMFHGNNKTIDEIELGVKLGVGNFVVDNYYEMETLNNIAKVYDKVQNIYLRITPGIEAHTHEYIKTGQIDSKFGFAPVGTVIEDAIKKAISLENINLTGIHCHIGSQIFDLEPYEDAVEIMLELVRNTKENLGYLIEEVDFGGGFGIYYTEEDEPKTTEEYCSVIINKVDEVCARTGQERPILTIEPGRSIVANAGLTLYTVGSVKEIPSVRKYVSVDGGMTDNIRPALYNAQYECLLANRVTDVNEEVVTIAGKCCESGDILLENVKLPKVESGDILAIMTTGAYGYSMSSNYNRIPKPAVVMVKDNEARLICRRESYEDLLKNDVI
- a CDS encoding heavy-metal-associated domain-containing protein, with the translated sequence MKKKILIEGMSCGHCVAHVKEALENLDKVTSVEVSLENKCAIVETSNSNEEIKAAIEEEGYDVVSIEE
- a CDS encoding putative ABC transporter permease, producing the protein MDVMFYLTFNFILYSFLGWLIEEVYSFAITKTFKKEGFLIGPFKPMYGIAFTILVICNEILEIQGGSLILLYFLIPTTVEYISGYILKHIFKKVYWDYSKYKYNIYGYITLSFSVCWMILCYIGINFFHPVVHELYLLAEKSLYIVLYTSLLLIIFDLILTMQDYKKILFNRKNIKD
- a CDS encoding enzyme with TIM-barrel fold; translated protein: MTTYKEAKFIPQIKGTLRNHVIEVPAVIRNCGGINIFGKRIKSLLFTTDVALIRNSNADAIIAVYPFTPQPIITQALVMSADVPVFCGVGGGITQGKRVVNLAMDAEFKGAMGVVVNAPTSNEVVKKIRATIDIPVIVTVISEDEDIAKRIEAGATILNVSGGKNTVNIVKNIRKRFPEFPIIATGGPTEESISKTIQAGANAITYTPPSSASIMGDLMDEYRKE